The genomic window CGGCGGCGGGGCGTGGGCACGCGGCTGCTCGAAGCGGTGATCGAGCAGTCGCGCGGCCGGGGCGTTCGTGAGTTGTTCCTCGAGGTTCGGGTGTCCAACGACGGGGCGCAGCGGCTCTATCAGCGACACGGCTTCCGGGAAGTCGGCCGTCGGCGGAACTACTACAGCGCGCCGGTCGAGGACGCCCTGGTGATGTGCAAGCTGTTGGACGTCTGAGGACCGGGGCGCGGGCGTGGCGTCCCGTGGCCCTCTGGGTGGGGGCGGCCAGCGTTTTTCCTGTCTACCTGCAGAGTGAAGATCCAGGAGAGGGTGATGCCGAAGTTCCCGGCGCTCCGGATGCGGCGGCTGCGGCGCACGGCCGCCTTGCGCCGGCTCGTGCGCGAGACGCGCGTGAGCGTGGACGACCTCGTGCTGCCGCTCTTCGTGGTCCCGGGGTCGGGCGTGCGGCGGCCGGTGTCGTCGATGCCCGGCGTGGCGCAGACGTCCGTGGACGAGGTGGTGCGTGACGCGGTGGAGGCGGCGGAGCTGGGGATCCCTGCGGTCCTTCTGTTCGGTGTCCCGGAGTCGAAGGACGAGGTGGGGAGCCGGGCGTACGCCGAGGACGGCGTGGTGCAACGGGCGGTGGCAGCCATCAAGGAGGCGGTGCCGGAGCTCGTCGTGATCACGGACGTGTGCCTTTGCGAGTACACGTCCCACGGGCACTGCGGCGTGGTGCGGGACGGCGTGGTGGACAACGACGCGACGCTGGAGCTGCTGGCGCGGCAGGCGCTGAGCCACGCCGCCGCAGGCGCGGACGTGGTCGCGCCGAGCGACATGATGGACGGCCGGGTGGGCGTCCTCCGCAGCGCGTTGGACGCCGAGGGCTTCGCCGACGTGGCCATCCTCTCGTATGCAGCGAAGTTCGCCTCCGCGTTCTACGGGCCGTTCCGGGAGGCGGCGGAGAGCGCGCCGCAGTTCGGCGACCGACGGGGCTATCAGATGGACCCCGGGAACGCCCTGGAGGCGCTGCGCGAGGTGCGGCTCGACATCGAGGAGGGCGCGGACATCGTCATGGTGAAGCCGGCGCTCGCGTACCTCGATGTCGTCCGTCGGGTCAAGGAGGCCACGGGCTACCCCGTGTGCGCGTACCACGTCTCGGGCGAGTATGCGGCGGTGAAAGCGGCGGCGCTGCAGGGCTGGTTGGACGAGGACCGGGCGATGAGGGAGGTGTTGACGTCGATCAAGCGCGCCGGTGCGGACCTGATCGTGACGTACTGGGCGCGCGAGTTCGCGCGCGGCGCTGCGTCGTCCGATTGACACCCCGGAGGGCCCCATCTATTTTCTTTACAATCTCCCCGGGCACTTTTCGTCGGTCCATCGGCGATGAGCCGGAGCCTCAACAAGGCGGTGCTGATCGGCCACGTCGGCGCGGACCCGGAGGTCCGGACGACGGCGGCCGGTACCCGCGTCGCGACGTTTTCGCTGGCCACGAGCCGGCGGTGGACGGCGGGGAACGGCCGGGAGCACGAGAAGACCGAGTGGCACCGCGTTGTTGCCTGGGACCGC from bacterium includes these protein-coding regions:
- a CDS encoding porphobilinogen synthase; the protein is MPKFPALRMRRLRRTAALRRLVRETRVSVDDLVLPLFVVPGSGVRRPVSSMPGVAQTSVDEVVRDAVEAAELGIPAVLLFGVPESKDEVGSRAYAEDGVVQRAVAAIKEAVPELVVITDVCLCEYTSHGHCGVVRDGVVDNDATLELLARQALSHAAAGADVVAPSDMMDGRVGVLRSALDAEGFADVAILSYAAKFASAFYGPFREAAESAPQFGDRRGYQMDPGNALEALREVRLDIEEGADIVMVKPALAYLDVVRRVKEATGYPVCAYHVSGEYAAVKAAALQGWLDEDRAMREVLTSIKRAGADLIVTYWAREFARGAASSD